In a genomic window of Acropora muricata isolate sample 2 chromosome 2, ASM3666990v1, whole genome shotgun sequence:
- the LOC136909466 gene encoding adenylyltransferase and sulfurtransferase MOCS3-like isoform X2: protein MADELNVLRTEIERKCLELESLKNQLAQKEKEHCLSNGYSTRPDPEVPQLKERLCNKEILRYSRQLILPEIGVKGQIKLCNTSVLIVGAGGLGCPSAQYLAAAGVGCIGIVDYDTVEVSNLHRQVLHTEDRVNISKAESMKLQLNHLNSSVKCIPYCTQLSSTNALEIIEKYDVVLDATDNVATRYLLNDACVLAGKPLVSGSALRFEGQLNVYNYENGPCYRCLFPNPPPPESVGNCSDSGVLGPVPGIIGTLQALEAIKIAIGLKSSFCQKMLVYDALDGRFLTIKLRPKQQGCCVCGDNPTINKLQDYELFCGASATDKSPSLTLLSRQQRISVQM from the exons ATGGCGGACGAGTTGAACGTTCTCCGCACGGAGATTGAGCGGAAATGTTTGGAGCTGGAATCTTTGAAAAATCAATTAGCTCAAAAG GAGAAAGAACACTGTTTATCAAACGGATACTCCACAAGGCCAGATCCTGAGGTTCCACAGCTGAAAGAAAGATTATGTAACAAGGAAATATTGCGTTACAGCAGACAACTGATCTTACCAGAGATTGGTGTTAAAG GCCAAATAAAGCTCTGCAATACTTCAGTTTTGATTGTGGGTGCTGGCGGACTTGGATGTCCGTCAGCTCAGTATTTGGCGGCAGCTGGAGTTG GATGTATCGGAATTGTGGATTATGATACTGTCGAAGTGAGTAATCTTCATCGTCAAGTTCTTCATACTGAAGACAGGGTAAACATCTCCAAAGCTGAATCTATGAAACTGCAGTTGAATCA tttgaACTCTTCTGTTAAGTGCATACCATACTGTACACAGCTCTCCAGTACCAATGCCTTGGAAATCATTGAGAAATAT GATGTGGTTCTGGATGCAACAGATAATGTAGCGACAAG gtATCTGCTGAATGATGCCTGTGTTCTAGCTGGTAAACCTTTAGTATCTGGAAGTGCTCTTAGATTTGAGGGGCAG CTAAACGTGTACAACTATGAAAATGGACCATGTTACCGCTGCTTATTCCCCAATCCTCCTCCACCTGAATCTGTTGGGAACTGCTCTGACTCTGGGGTCCTGGGTCCAG TCCCAGGGATAATAGGAACATTGCAAGCATTGGAGGCGATAAAGATTGCCATTGGACTTAAAT CGTCATTTTGTCAAAAGATGCTTGTTTACGATGCTCTTGACGGCAGATTCCTTACAATCAAATTGCGACCAAAGCAACAGGGGTGCTGTGTTTGTGGAGACAATCCAACTATAAACAAACTGCAGGATTATGAGCTTTTCTGTGGAGCATCAGCAACAGATAAG